One window of Legionella pneumophila subsp. pneumophila str. Philadelphia 1 genomic DNA carries:
- a CDS encoding lpg2160 family Dot/Icm T4SS effector: MFSANQSLDFAWLSMQMFLINLLKDKIMRYAVTYCAMDHEFSGNPFWHSCILLSQWDDNGKIEVVDNWGFYGVPSTVRDTWLSKLKIKLGLDVDLKGNHGMLRHEELRYLDVGYGLHGVTFELTKEKFDLLQLKCQTMLEEQKQAVKEVVESQGIAGKQKYRIYEHEEYSPLIFALEKIKAKQKGHQPRLKPFELNLSFTLWGPALNQSYTCKSLMVDLLKGILTQEQIARITEAGKHPTVPRYSGKLERIYLHSSGPLREHKKSSGAIVHYRDLQDEGVKLHWTLPPQEIEALSGDTIKLLEISEEYCDEVKQAISKLQKLEWLFIDAKLPEKYKPYQDDLVARIRQYYEAFAQVEPKKAKSTATGWMGFAFSLLSLPRDLDEKCLLQKLNNAKYLINSLYMAIVDHWKIYDDWPSETKEDSTEYNPLEALAAYLCEEDKKKLCKIIGRNYLDPSSEEEFDDIEESEWEQPELSRSVASPM; this comes from the coding sequence CTGTTCTCAGCTAATCAATCTCTAGATTTTGCCTGGTTATCCATGCAGATGTTTTTAATCAATCTTCTTAAGGATAAAATAATGAGATATGCAGTTACCTATTGTGCGATGGATCATGAGTTTAGTGGTAATCCTTTTTGGCATAGTTGCATTTTATTATCTCAATGGGATGACAATGGAAAGATTGAGGTAGTCGATAATTGGGGTTTTTATGGGGTGCCATCTACTGTTCGTGATACGTGGTTAAGTAAACTGAAAATCAAGTTGGGTCTGGATGTTGATTTGAAGGGCAATCATGGTATGTTACGACACGAAGAACTGCGTTATTTGGATGTTGGCTATGGTTTACATGGAGTTACTTTTGAGTTAACCAAGGAAAAATTTGATTTACTGCAGTTGAAATGCCAAACAATGTTGGAAGAACAGAAGCAAGCAGTTAAGGAAGTTGTTGAATCACAGGGGATTGCTGGTAAACAAAAATACCGTATTTATGAGCATGAAGAGTATTCCCCGTTAATTTTTGCTTTGGAAAAAATCAAGGCAAAACAAAAAGGCCATCAGCCAAGGCTTAAACCATTTGAGTTAAATTTGTCATTTACCCTGTGGGGGCCGGCTTTAAATCAATCCTATACTTGTAAATCACTGATGGTTGATTTATTAAAAGGCATACTGACTCAAGAGCAAATTGCCCGAATTACTGAAGCAGGAAAACACCCTACCGTACCAAGATACAGTGGTAAATTGGAAAGAATTTATTTGCATAGCAGCGGACCATTACGTGAACATAAAAAATCTTCCGGTGCGATTGTTCATTATCGTGATTTGCAGGACGAGGGAGTCAAATTACATTGGACATTGCCTCCACAAGAAATTGAAGCGTTATCCGGAGATACCATCAAATTACTGGAAATAAGCGAGGAGTATTGTGATGAGGTAAAACAAGCGATAAGCAAACTGCAAAAATTGGAGTGGTTATTTATTGATGCCAAATTACCAGAGAAATATAAGCCTTATCAAGACGATTTGGTTGCTCGTATTCGGCAATATTATGAAGCATTTGCTCAGGTTGAACCTAAAAAGGCTAAGTCAACAGCCACAGGCTGGATGGGATTCGCCTTTTCATTGCTCTCTTTGCCAAGAGATCTTGATGAAAAGTGTCTTTTGCAGAAATTAAATAATGCTAAATATCTGATTAACAGTCTATACATGGCTATTGTTGATCATTGGAAAATTTATGATGATTGGCCATCTGAAACTAAAGAAGACTCTACTGAATATAATCCTCTTGAAGCTTTGGCTGCTTATTTATGTGAAGAGGATAAGAAGAAACTTTGTAAGATTATTGGACGAAATTATCTGGATCCTTCGTCAGAAGAGGAGTTTGATGATATTGAAGAGAGCGAATGGGAACAGCCAGAGTTGAGCAGGAGTGTTGCAAGTCCTATGTAA